A genomic stretch from Phycisphaerae bacterium includes:
- a CDS encoding GDP-L-fucose synthase: MDLTRQRIVLTGGAGFLGQQVYAQLFAAGVSPDQIAIPRRTEYDLTKSYQVARMYADFKPTVVIHLAAEVGGIGANRENPGRFFYATLAMGMHLIERGRQAGVKKFVQIGTVCAYPKHTPVPFKEEDLWAGYPEETNAPYGVAKKALLVMLQAYRAQYGFNGVYLLPVNLYGPGDNFDLASSHVIPALIRKFVEAKARGEKKVDVWGTGTASREFLYVEDCARAILLAAERYDEAEPINIGSGSEITIRDLATKIQQLVGYEGQIVWDPTQPDGQPRRCLDCSRARERLGFTAEIDLDEGLRRTVEWYQSSRGHDAR; encoded by the coding sequence ATGGACCTGACACGACAGCGAATCGTCCTGACCGGCGGGGCGGGGTTTCTCGGGCAACAGGTATATGCGCAGCTCTTCGCGGCGGGCGTCTCGCCGGATCAGATCGCCATCCCACGGCGGACGGAGTATGACCTGACGAAATCGTACCAGGTCGCGCGGATGTACGCGGATTTCAAGCCGACAGTGGTGATTCACCTGGCGGCGGAGGTCGGGGGTATCGGGGCGAATCGCGAAAACCCGGGGCGGTTTTTTTACGCGACCCTGGCGATGGGGATGCACCTAATCGAACGGGGGCGACAAGCGGGCGTGAAGAAATTCGTGCAGATCGGGACGGTCTGCGCCTATCCGAAGCATACGCCGGTCCCGTTCAAGGAGGAGGACCTTTGGGCCGGTTATCCCGAAGAGACGAATGCGCCCTACGGTGTCGCCAAGAAGGCACTTCTGGTCATGTTGCAGGCGTATCGTGCGCAATATGGTTTCAACGGCGTGTACCTGTTGCCGGTGAATCTCTATGGTCCGGGCGATAACTTCGATCTGGCGTCGAGTCACGTGATTCCGGCGTTGATTCGCAAGTTCGTAGAGGCCAAGGCGCGGGGCGAGAAGAAGGTGGACGTCTGGGGGACGGGGACGGCGAGCCGGGAATTCCTCTACGTCGAGGATTGTGCGCGGGCGATCCTCCTCGCGGCGGAGCGCTATGATGAAGCGGAGCCGATCAACATTGGATCGGGCAGCGAAATTACGATTCGCGATCTGGCAACAAAGATCCAACAGCTCGTGGGGTACGAAGGGCAAATCGTGTGGGACCCCACGCAACCGGACGGCCAGCCCCGGCGCTGCCTGGATTGTTCGCGGGCGAGGGAGCGGTTGGGGTTCACCGCGGAGATCGACTTGGACGAAGGTTTACGGCGCACCGTCGAATGGTATCAGTCATCGCGGGGCCATGACGCCCGTTGA
- a CDS encoding 7-cyano-7-deazaguanine synthase codes for MPKEKAIVLNSGGLHSAVLTSMVADEHELAMLHVRVGHRAEDQETGLFEKQADHFEAAERLVVEMPHFEQIGGIIRVGRERIAEDALTLRESESNAIIPGLIGALVQAAFTWAHTNGATKIFLGVCENPGPPGPQSGALFPEYSRDFALLCRHLYAVGAPDRAITLETPLIEMNRADIIRLGRRLQTPFELTWSCLASGETPCGHCLGCATRNRGFLDAAVPDPILLQPVAAGA; via the coding sequence ATGCCCAAGGAAAAAGCGATTGTCCTCAACTCCGGCGGTCTCCACAGCGCCGTCCTGACCTCCATGGTCGCCGACGAGCACGAACTGGCGATGCTGCACGTTCGCGTCGGTCATCGCGCTGAAGATCAGGAAACAGGCCTCTTCGAAAAACAGGCCGACCATTTCGAGGCCGCGGAGCGCCTGGTGGTAGAGATGCCGCATTTTGAGCAGATCGGCGGGATCATTCGCGTCGGCCGCGAGCGAATCGCCGAGGATGCGCTGACCCTCCGGGAGAGCGAATCGAACGCCATCATTCCCGGCCTGATCGGCGCGCTCGTCCAGGCGGCGTTTACGTGGGCGCACACCAACGGCGCGACGAAAATCTTCCTCGGTGTCTGCGAAAACCCCGGCCCCCCCGGCCCGCAATCGGGCGCCCTTTTCCCGGAATACTCGCGGGACTTCGCCCTGCTCTGTCGCCACCTCTACGCCGTCGGCGCCCCCGACCGCGCGATCACGCTGGAAACGCCGCTGATCGAAATGAACCGCGCCGACATCATCCGCCTCGGCCGCCGCCTGCAAACGCCCTTCGAATTGACGTGGTCGTGCCTCGCCTCCGGCGAAACCCCCTGCGGCCACTGCCTCGGTTGCGCCACCCGCAACCGCGGCTTCCTCGACGCGGCGGTGCCCGATCCGATTCTCCTCCAACCGGTCGCCGCCGGTGCGTAG
- a CDS encoding alcohol dehydrogenase catalytic domain-containing protein, translated as MRALVVESGKAIVKEVPQAAPAPGEVLIQVRLAGICSTDLEILKGYGGYTGILGHEFVGTVVSGSTTLAKKRVVGEINCVCGKCDMCASGLSNHCRNRTVMGIQGRPGCFSEFVALPERNCLDVPDSVTDEEAVFAEPLAAAIQVTRQVKVETRMNIAVLGTGRLGLLVAQVLARTGCKLTAVGRNPATLAMMDKKRIRNATVADLNQWGTFDVVVDCTGSPEGLPLALRLVRPRGTIVMKTTCAGRADADLIPLVVNEVSLIGSRCGPMRDALNMLARKEIDVASMITRQLALSEGPAALALAAEPGHIKVLLKNA; from the coding sequence ATGCGCGCGCTCGTCGTCGAATCCGGAAAGGCCATCGTCAAGGAGGTGCCGCAAGCCGCCCCCGCACCTGGGGAGGTCCTCATCCAGGTCCGTCTCGCCGGCATCTGCTCGACCGACCTGGAAATCCTTAAAGGGTATGGCGGCTACACCGGAATCCTCGGCCACGAATTCGTAGGCACCGTCGTCTCCGGATCGACCACGCTCGCCAAAAAGCGCGTCGTCGGCGAGATCAACTGCGTCTGCGGCAAATGCGACATGTGCGCCAGCGGTCTGTCCAACCACTGCCGAAATCGCACCGTTATGGGCATCCAGGGCCGCCCCGGCTGTTTCTCCGAATTCGTGGCCCTACCCGAACGCAATTGCCTGGATGTGCCCGATAGCGTCACAGATGAAGAGGCTGTTTTCGCCGAGCCCCTCGCCGCCGCGATTCAGGTCACGCGCCAGGTCAAGGTCGAGACGCGAATGAACATCGCCGTCCTCGGTACGGGACGCCTCGGTCTGCTTGTCGCCCAGGTCCTCGCCCGCACCGGCTGCAAACTCACGGCCGTCGGTCGCAACCCCGCGACGCTGGCCATGATGGACAAGAAGCGCATTCGCAATGCGACCGTCGCCGACTTGAACCAATGGGGCACCTTCGACGTCGTCGTTGATTGCACCGGCTCTCCGGAGGGGCTGCCCCTCGCCCTTCGCCTCGTCCGTCCGCGAGGAACCATCGTGATGAAGACGACGTGCGCAGGCCGCGCCGATGCCGACCTCATCCCACTCGTCGTCAACGAAGTCTCGCTGATCGGCAGTCGCTGCGGTCCCATGCGCGACGCTCTCAACATGCTCGCCCGAAAGGAAATCGACGTCGCGAGCATGATCACGCGGCAACTTGCGCTGTCCGAAGGACCGGCGGCGTTGGCGCTGGCCGCGGAACCCGGCCACATCAAAGTCCTCCTCAAAAACGCATGA
- the wecB gene encoding UDP-N-acetylglucosamine 2-epimerase (non-hydrolyzing) — MLKLMCVCGARPNFMKIAPLVDAFAKTGRIETILVHTGQHYDEKMSKLFFTDLGIPEPDINLEVGSGSHASQTAEIIRRFEPVVLQHRPDWVVVVGDVNSTIACALVACKLGIKVAHVEAGLRSFDRTMPEEINRLLTDSISDLLLVSEPSGVENLKREGVADEKVHFVGNVMIDTLMRHRARADQSKILEAMTLERTRYAVVTLHRPSNVDDPATLGSILGAFEQIAREMAIVFPMHPRTRKNIGAMDLEKRMTAISGLTTPEPLGYLDFLKLMADSAIVLTDSGGVQEETTILGVPCLTLRLNTERPVTITEGTNRLTSPETGAIVAAYRDQLARFRGRDSGDAKRPALWDGNAAERIAQVFLNISRIRPIGPI; from the coding sequence ATGCTGAAGTTGATGTGTGTTTGCGGGGCGCGGCCGAATTTCATGAAGATCGCGCCGCTGGTGGACGCCTTTGCGAAGACGGGGCGAATCGAAACGATCCTGGTCCATACCGGCCAGCACTACGACGAGAAGATGAGCAAGCTCTTCTTCACGGACTTGGGCATCCCCGAGCCGGACATCAATCTTGAGGTGGGGTCCGGCAGCCATGCATCCCAGACGGCGGAGATTATTCGCCGATTCGAGCCGGTCGTCCTGCAGCACAGGCCGGACTGGGTCGTCGTGGTGGGCGACGTGAACAGCACGATCGCCTGCGCGCTGGTGGCGTGCAAGCTCGGCATCAAGGTCGCGCACGTGGAGGCGGGGCTGCGGAGCTTTGATCGGACGATGCCGGAGGAGATCAATCGGCTGCTGACGGACTCGATCTCGGATCTGCTACTGGTGAGCGAACCGAGCGGGGTGGAGAACTTGAAGCGCGAGGGGGTGGCCGACGAGAAAGTGCATTTCGTGGGCAATGTGATGATCGATACGCTGATGCGGCATCGCGCCCGGGCGGATCAATCGAAGATCCTCGAGGCCATGACGTTGGAACGCACGCGGTATGCCGTCGTGACGCTCCACCGACCAAGCAACGTGGACGATCCGGCGACGCTGGGTTCGATCCTGGGCGCCTTCGAGCAGATCGCGCGCGAGATGGCGATCGTATTTCCCATGCACCCGCGGACGCGAAAGAACATCGGGGCGATGGATCTGGAGAAGCGGATGACGGCGATTTCGGGACTGACGACGCCGGAGCCGCTGGGGTATCTCGATTTTCTCAAGTTGATGGCCGACTCGGCGATCGTCCTGACCGACTCGGGTGGGGTGCAAGAGGAGACGACCATTCTGGGCGTGCCGTGCCTTACACTCCGGTTGAACACGGAACGACCCGTGACGATCACCGAGGGCACCAACCGGCTGACGAGTCCGGAGACCGGTGCGATTGTGGCCGCCTATCGTGACCAATTGGCGCGGTTCAGGGGTCGCGATTCAGGAGACGCGAAACGACCGGCGTTGTGGGACGGCAATGCGGCGGAGCGAATCGCGCAAGTGTTCTTGAATATAAGTCGTATAAGACCGATTGGACCTATTTGA
- a CDS encoding excinuclease ABC subunit UvrC, whose amino-acid sequence MSSPNSDTSPEQLRAKICRFPKTPGVYLMKDAKGRVLYVGKAKDLCARVGSYFQDSADLLNSRGPDIARMIAKVTDIDFLECETEVGALLQEARLIKDIQPPHNAALKDGKTFPFLEITTSDDFPGVFVTRTPHNKGTKLYGPFTSAGSLRDAVNALQKVFKFRTCELDIREDDDKRRFFRPCLLHAINQCTAPCADRISREDYRKDIERLKRFMASKRSVVLKEMEAEMKAAADALDFEEAARVRDRIKAIQHLKMTGDELDEEIQPESFYVDPRKGLERLAKVLELEHAPRIIEGIDIANLQGEESVGALVCFIDGLAFKNGYKRFRIKTVEGQDDYAMIREVVQRRYRHAAEGEELYPDVILIDGGLGQLHAALEACSEMFVKPPMVISLAKREEEIFVQARQRAIKLPRNDPALRLLQQVRDEAHRFGQHYHHILRSKRQFDEDIKAGKRPPRRGRRAPVTGTSPPPDPGSPAPANLESASTPVYDPEPADTPPPINYEDVNPRPADDTQ is encoded by the coding sequence ATGTCCTCGCCGAATAGCGACACCAGCCCCGAACAACTCCGCGCCAAGATCTGCCGCTTCCCCAAAACCCCCGGCGTCTATCTCATGAAGGACGCCAAGGGCCGCGTCCTCTACGTCGGCAAAGCCAAGGACCTCTGCGCCCGTGTCGGGTCTTACTTTCAGGACTCCGCAGACCTCTTAAACTCCCGCGGGCCAGATATCGCCCGCATGATCGCCAAGGTCACCGACATCGACTTCCTCGAATGCGAGACCGAGGTGGGTGCCCTGCTCCAGGAGGCCCGCCTCATCAAGGATATTCAGCCGCCGCACAACGCCGCGCTCAAGGACGGCAAGACCTTCCCGTTCCTCGAAATCACCACGAGCGACGATTTCCCCGGCGTCTTCGTCACGCGAACGCCGCACAACAAGGGAACGAAACTCTACGGTCCCTTCACCTCCGCCGGCAGCCTCCGCGACGCCGTCAACGCCCTGCAAAAGGTCTTCAAGTTCCGCACCTGCGAGCTGGACATCCGCGAGGACGACGACAAGCGCCGTTTCTTCCGCCCCTGCCTGCTGCACGCCATCAACCAGTGCACCGCCCCCTGTGCCGATCGCATCAGCCGCGAGGACTACCGCAAGGACATCGAGCGACTCAAACGCTTCATGGCCTCCAAGCGGAGCGTCGTCCTCAAGGAGATGGAGGCGGAGATGAAGGCCGCCGCCGACGCCCTCGACTTCGAAGAGGCCGCCAGGGTCCGCGATCGCATCAAGGCCATCCAGCACCTCAAGATGACCGGTGACGAACTCGACGAGGAGATCCAGCCCGAGTCCTTCTACGTCGACCCCCGCAAGGGCCTGGAGCGCCTCGCCAAGGTCCTGGAGTTGGAGCACGCTCCGCGGATCATCGAAGGCATCGACATCGCCAACCTCCAGGGCGAAGAATCCGTCGGCGCCCTCGTCTGCTTCATCGACGGTCTGGCCTTCAAGAACGGCTACAAGCGCTTTCGCATCAAGACCGTCGAGGGCCAGGACGACTACGCCATGATCCGCGAGGTCGTGCAGCGCCGCTACCGCCACGCCGCCGAGGGCGAGGAACTCTACCCCGACGTGATCCTCATCGACGGCGGTCTCGGCCAGCTTCACGCCGCCCTGGAGGCGTGCAGCGAGATGTTCGTCAAACCGCCGATGGTCATCTCCCTCGCCAAGCGCGAGGAGGAAATCTTCGTGCAGGCCCGCCAGCGCGCGATCAAGCTCCCGCGCAACGACCCGGCGCTACGACTATTGCAGCAAGTCCGCGACGAGGCCCACCGCTTCGGTCAGCACTACCACCACATCCTGCGCAGCAAGCGGCAGTTCGACGAAGACATCAAAGCCGGCAAGCGCCCCCCGCGCCGGGGCCGCCGCGCGCCCGTCACAGGTACTTCGCCTCCGCCCGATCCCGGCTCGCCGGCACCGGCCAATCTTGAATCCGCTTCCACGCCCGTGTACGACCCCGAACCCGCCGACACCCCGCCGCCCATCAACTATGAAGACGTGAATCCGCGGCCTGCCGACGATACCCAATAA
- a CDS encoding transcription termination/antitermination NusG family protein, whose translation MTPVEVESDLSPLVVAQDPDAVLPVEAIPDNLPGSWWVAHTKPRNEKALAADLSKLGIFHYLPLRKRETRSRKTRRISRSLLPVFPGYLFFNGREEQRHRALATHRIANVLAVTAQDRLITELRQVHQALLAGVDVRWHREIQVGQAARVMEGPLVGVEGVISARRSKLRLVLNVEMLGQSISVEVSAHQLEPVGESRL comes from the coding sequence ATGACGCCCGTTGAGGTAGAATCCGACTTGAGTCCGCTCGTCGTTGCACAAGATCCCGACGCCGTCTTGCCGGTCGAGGCGATACCGGACAATCTTCCCGGCTCATGGTGGGTTGCGCACACAAAGCCGCGCAATGAAAAGGCGCTGGCGGCCGACTTGTCAAAGCTCGGGATTTTTCATTATCTACCGCTGCGGAAGCGGGAGACGCGCAGCCGAAAGACGCGGCGGATCTCGCGCAGCCTGCTTCCGGTCTTTCCGGGCTATCTGTTTTTCAACGGTCGGGAGGAGCAGCGTCATCGGGCACTGGCCACGCATCGCATCGCAAACGTTTTGGCCGTGACCGCGCAAGATCGGTTGATTACCGAATTGCGACAGGTCCATCAGGCGCTCTTGGCGGGGGTGGACGTACGCTGGCATCGCGAGATTCAGGTGGGTCAGGCAGCGCGGGTGATGGAGGGCCCATTGGTCGGCGTCGAAGGAGTCATTTCCGCAAGGCGCTCCAAACTTCGGCTGGTCCTGAACGTCGAGATGTTGGGTCAGTCGATCAGTGTTGAAGTATCGGCCCATCAACTCGAGCCCGTCGGCGAATCGCGCCTCTGA
- a CDS encoding SDR family NAD(P)-dependent oxidoreductase, whose translation MATALVTGAAGFIGSHLCEALLAAGWRVVGLDSFDSFYEPAVKRRNLTTCTENPRFSLIEGDIRDTEAVENAVRGVDMVVHLAARAGVRPSIEQPLLYQDVNVHGTCVILEAMRKFGVRRMVFAGSSSVYGNNSKVPFSESDNVDHPISPYAATKKAGELMCHTYHHLFGMDITCLRFFTVYGARQRPDLAIHKFTRLIEEGRPIPVFGDGSMMRDHTYIGDIVSGVLRAIERCSGYHIYNLGESQPVSLSDLIAAIETALGKRAVIQRLPPQPGDVERTYADIARARAEIGYEPRTALAEGLARFVEWFRANR comes from the coding sequence ATGGCGACGGCATTAGTCACTGGAGCCGCAGGGTTCATTGGGTCTCACCTTTGCGAAGCGTTGCTGGCGGCGGGGTGGCGCGTCGTGGGGTTGGACTCGTTTGATTCGTTTTACGAACCGGCGGTGAAACGCCGAAACCTCACAACTTGCACCGAAAATCCCCGATTCTCGTTGATAGAGGGCGATATTCGGGATACCGAAGCGGTTGAGAACGCCGTTCGCGGGGTGGACATGGTGGTGCACCTGGCGGCTCGGGCCGGCGTACGACCCTCCATCGAGCAACCGCTCTTGTATCAGGACGTCAATGTCCACGGGACTTGCGTCATTCTCGAGGCCATGCGGAAATTCGGTGTCCGGCGCATGGTCTTCGCGGGCAGTTCCAGTGTTTATGGGAACAACTCCAAGGTCCCCTTCAGCGAGTCCGACAACGTCGATCACCCCATTTCGCCCTATGCGGCCACCAAAAAGGCCGGCGAGTTGATGTGTCATACCTACCATCACTTGTTCGGAATGGACATCACCTGCCTCCGCTTCTTCACCGTGTACGGCGCCCGGCAGCGACCGGACCTGGCGATTCATAAGTTTACGCGACTGATCGAGGAGGGCAGACCAATTCCCGTCTTCGGCGACGGAAGCATGATGCGGGACCATACCTATATTGGGGACATCGTTTCGGGAGTTCTGCGTGCAATTGAGCGGTGCAGCGGGTATCATATTTATAATCTGGGAGAATCTCAGCCAGTCTCCCTATCCGATCTGATTGCGGCCATCGAGACCGCATTGGGCAAAAGGGCCGTAATTCAGCGCTTACCCCCGCAGCCGGGCGACGTCGAGCGGACGTACGCGGACATCGCGCGGGCGCGAGCGGAGATCGGCTATGAGCCGCGGACGGCGCTGGCCGAAGGACTGGCACGGTTTGTCGAGTGGTTCCGCGCGAATCGCTGA
- a CDS encoding M1 family aminopeptidase — MNYAPIVFKWRRPISAACVAWVLGSTASFVFAQDGHDVESCDEPVILGCGKAQALAAAHAAQDLSEPVPGLREAMTETDVLHHTLDIEISNFDTVNNHCTIAGSNATLIESNSPALTQYTFRLRNQYVITSVIITDEFGGNPVDITAGLTTPSTTTRVVTLDQSYAEGERFIITISYNGSSESRGFGSIDVKTQSGTPVVATLSEAYYAYTWWPCKDGDVQVPGDNSDKFTMDFYLTAPNNYVVPSNGLQMGAPLNLGGGRLKYHWHTDYPISTYLVSFAATNYTQWSQTYNYPGGTMPVEFYIYPGNDTPGNRTAWENVINMLAVFRTVYGEYPFINEKYGHYNFNFGGGMEHQTITGLGTFSESTIAHELGHQWWGDMITCKNWNSIYLNEGFATYSECLWYERKVDPENPDFAAYKSAILARKPSSAGGTVYVSDAGTASMNTIFSSDNSYRKGAWVLHMLRGAVGDAAFFEILTDYRAAFEFSAASAQEFASLASASSGQDLSTFFDQWVMRPGAPTYQYGWQSVNVNSQNYLLAHINQTQTTTDYPKVFEMPVPLRLTIGGSPQTVTVMNDGNGVLEVPEQADEGAEWFVVPVSGNVTALAFDPDEWILRVATPSSVAYVPGPPKIVQTVPAPGAGVVQTISPSQLTVWFHTPVNTANAHYSLVGDVNGPQTVSIVSGANVNPVVINTAAPLPPDNYSLTVTSGGVTAVNSGLALDGEVADPLDPASLPSGDGTIGGNAVIRFEVTPCSVLADIDADCDKDPIDIDLFVDVLLENDTDPGHMARSDVNNSGLPPDALDIQPFIDEHLTP; from the coding sequence ATGAACTACGCTCCAATCGTTTTCAAATGGCGGCGGCCAATTTCGGCCGCTTGCGTCGCATGGGTGCTCGGCTCCACCGCGTCGTTCGTTTTCGCCCAGGACGGCCATGATGTCGAATCCTGCGACGAGCCAGTGATCCTCGGTTGCGGAAAGGCCCAGGCCCTGGCAGCCGCGCACGCCGCCCAGGATCTCTCGGAACCCGTTCCGGGGCTTCGGGAGGCCATGACCGAAACGGATGTCCTGCACCATACGCTGGACATCGAAATCTCCAACTTCGACACGGTGAATAACCACTGCACGATCGCAGGTAGCAACGCCACACTGATCGAGAGTAATTCGCCGGCGCTGACCCAGTACACGTTTCGCTTACGCAACCAATACGTCATCACCAGCGTGATTATCACCGATGAGTTCGGCGGAAATCCCGTCGATATTACCGCCGGCCTGACGACGCCCTCCACCACGACGCGCGTGGTCACGCTCGATCAAAGCTACGCGGAGGGCGAGCGGTTCATCATCACGATCAGCTACAACGGAAGCTCGGAATCGCGAGGCTTCGGGTCCATCGACGTCAAGACGCAATCCGGCACGCCCGTCGTGGCCACGCTGAGCGAAGCCTACTATGCGTACACCTGGTGGCCGTGCAAGGATGGCGATGTCCAGGTGCCCGGAGACAACTCCGACAAGTTTACGATGGACTTTTATCTCACCGCGCCAAACAACTACGTCGTGCCTTCGAATGGGTTGCAGATGGGAGCGCCGCTCAACCTCGGAGGCGGTCGCCTGAAGTACCACTGGCATACCGATTATCCGATTTCCACCTATCTCGTGTCTTTCGCGGCGACCAACTACACCCAATGGTCGCAGACCTACAATTACCCGGGCGGCACCATGCCGGTCGAGTTCTACATCTACCCCGGCAACGACACGCCGGGCAACCGAACGGCCTGGGAAAATGTTATCAACATGCTCGCCGTCTTCCGCACCGTCTACGGCGAATACCCTTTCATCAACGAGAAATACGGCCACTACAACTTCAACTTCGGTGGTGGCATGGAACACCAGACCATCACCGGCCTGGGGACGTTCAGCGAGAGCACGATCGCCCACGAGCTGGGCCACCAGTGGTGGGGGGACATGATCACCTGCAAGAACTGGAACAGCATTTATCTGAACGAAGGCTTCGCTACCTACAGCGAATGTCTCTGGTATGAGCGAAAGGTCGATCCGGAAAATCCCGACTTCGCCGCCTACAAATCCGCCATCCTCGCTCGCAAGCCATCGAGCGCTGGTGGGACGGTCTATGTGTCCGACGCGGGAACAGCCAGTATGAACACGATTTTCAGCAGCGATAACAGCTATCGCAAGGGCGCGTGGGTGCTGCATATGCTCCGTGGGGCCGTCGGCGATGCGGCCTTCTTCGAAATTCTGACCGACTATCGCGCCGCGTTCGAATTCTCCGCCGCCTCGGCGCAGGAATTCGCCAGCCTCGCCTCGGCCTCCAGCGGCCAGGACTTGTCCACCTTCTTCGACCAATGGGTGATGCGACCCGGTGCTCCGACGTATCAGTACGGATGGCAGTCGGTCAACGTCAACAGCCAGAATTACCTTTTGGCGCACATCAATCAGACACAAACCACAACGGATTACCCCAAGGTCTTCGAAATGCCCGTCCCGCTTCGCCTCACCATCGGCGGAAGCCCGCAGACCGTGACGGTTATGAACGATGGAAACGGAGTTCTGGAAGTCCCCGAGCAGGCGGATGAAGGCGCGGAGTGGTTTGTGGTGCCGGTAAGCGGGAACGTGACCGCCCTGGCCTTTGATCCGGATGAATGGATCCTGCGCGTCGCGACACCGAGCAGCGTTGCCTATGTCCCCGGTCCGCCGAAGATCGTGCAAACGGTTCCCGCGCCGGGCGCGGGCGTGGTGCAGACCATTAGTCCGAGCCAACTCACGGTCTGGTTCCATACTCCAGTCAATACGGCCAACGCACACTATTCACTGGTCGGTGACGTGAACGGCCCGCAGACCGTGTCCATCGTCTCCGGAGCCAATGTCAATCCCGTCGTCATCAACACCGCCGCCCCCTTGCCGCCGGACAATTATTCGTTGACCGTGACGAGCGGCGGCGTGACGGCGGTGAACAGCGGTTTGGCGCTCGACGGCGAAGTCGCCGATCCGCTCGATCCGGCCTCGCTGCCGTCCGGCGACGGCACGATCGGGGGTAACGCGGTCATTCGCTTCGAGGTGACGCCGTGCAGCGTGCTGGCCGACATCGACGCCGATTGCGACAAAGACCCGATCGACATCGATCTCTTTGTGGACGTTCTCCTGGAGAACGACACGGATCCCGGCCATATGGCCCGCAGTGATGTCAACAACAGCGGGCTGCCGCCCGATGCGCTCGACATTCAGCCGTTCATCGACGAACACTTGACGCCGTAG
- a CDS encoding polyphenol oxidase family protein yields MNETRTIELASRPLEDSALLSFPQFDNIDGFAHAFTTRPWNMSPHRGPDNHLAVERRRRVCEHLGLPFANLTAPDQIHSPHVLRVGPSDVGAGREGRDTAIQFVDGLVCDLPDVPIMQFSADCPLILAVDPRRRIFGTAHASWRGTVAHIAMELVEQLSANFKVRPHDLLVGIGPCAGPGEYEVGEVVRRIALARLPGATRFFHAKGDPGAPGCFDLRAANVAQLLDAGIRPDHIAVAAPSTMTDPRFFSHRRDGPDTGRFALIAGFRSEPRP; encoded by the coding sequence ATGAACGAAACCCGGACGATCGAACTGGCCAGCCGTCCCCTCGAAGACTCCGCTCTTCTTTCATTCCCGCAGTTCGATAATATCGATGGCTTCGCTCACGCTTTTACGACACGTCCCTGGAACATGTCCCCGCACCGCGGCCCTGACAATCATCTTGCAGTTGAGCGCCGCCGCCGTGTCTGCGAGCACCTCGGCCTGCCGTTCGCCAACCTCACCGCGCCCGATCAGATTCACAGCCCCCACGTCCTTCGCGTCGGCCCCTCTGACGTCGGCGCTGGCCGCGAAGGCCGCGACACCGCGATCCAATTCGTCGACGGCCTCGTCTGCGACCTGCCGGACGTGCCGATCATGCAATTCTCCGCCGATTGTCCCCTTATCCTCGCCGTCGATCCGCGCCGCCGCATCTTTGGCACGGCCCACGCCAGTTGGCGAGGCACCGTTGCCCACATCGCGATGGAACTCGTCGAGCAGCTTTCGGCAAACTTCAAGGTCCGTCCGCACGACCTTCTCGTCGGCATCGGCCCCTGCGCCGGCCCCGGCGAGTACGAAGTCGGCGAAGTGGTCCGTCGAATCGCTCTGGCCCGGCTCCCTGGCGCGACGCGCTTCTTTCACGCGAAGGGCGATCCCGGCGCGCCGGGATGCTTCGACCTGCGTGCCGCCAACGTCGCCCAGCTCCTCGACGCCGGCATTCGCCCGGACCACATCGCCGTCGCCGCCCCCTCCACGATGACCGACCCGCGCTTCTTCTCCCACCGCCGCGACGGTCCGGACACCGGCCGCTTCGCCCTCATTGCGGGATTTCGATCAGAGCCGCGACCGTAA